The DNA sequence CGACCACCGGCGGCTTGCCGCTGTCGATCCACGACCGGATGCCGATGTAGACCAGGTAGGCCGCGCCGGCCCATTTGATCACGTCGAAGAGCAGCGGCGCGGCGGCCATCAGGGTGGCCAGCCCCAGCGTGACGGCGAGGGTGTGGACGAGCATCCCGACCGCCATGCCGGCGGACGCGACGACGCCGGCCATCGGACCCTGACTGATCGCGTGCGCGAGCACGTAGATCATGTCCGGCCCCGGGGTCAGGCAGATGACGACGATGGCGACGACGAAGAGTGCCAGGACCCCGGGGTCGATGGGCATGAGTTGGGCACCGTTTCACTGGGCGGATCGGGCGGGCCGCGGCGCTGTGTCACCGGCCGGCGGGTGATGTTATCGATGTATCACCTCGTCGGCCAGCCCCTCGACGAACGCGGTCAGATCGTCCAGGGGCGATCCGGTGAGCAGCGCGACGCCGGTGGCGGCGTGGTCGTCGGTCCGGCGCACCGTGAACCTACCCGAACTGTCGGTGAAAAGTGTGTCCACCGCCGACGGTGTCCCGTCGCCGTCGCCCTCCGGGGCGGGCAGCAGCATGGCCACCCGGACCAGCCGCTGGTCGGCGCCGTGCCGTTCGACCAGGTCGGTCAACCGCTCGTGGAACCGCGCGTAGCTGTCCCACCGGGCCCCGGTCCGCTCGACCAGCCGCTCGAAGAGGTCGCCGAAGCGCAGCGACACCGGCCGCAGCAGGTGGACCCGGTCCCCGCCCGGCCGTCGGCCGCAGGCGGCCTCGGCCAGGAACCGGCTGATCAGGTCGGCCGGCAGGTGGTCGATGACCGCCGAGGTCGGGAAGACGGTCCCGGTACGGGCGCAGGCGTAGACCAGCGACTGGGCCAGGGACGCCGGGTTGGCCACCCCGGTACGCCGCGCCGGCCAGACCTCGCCCAGCCGGTAGACGACCGAGTCCAGCCCCTGCGTCCGGGCGTTGTCCAGCAGTTGCTCCATGACGTACTTGGACTGGCTGTAGCCGTCGGACGGCAGCAGTTCCGGCACGGGCGCCTGGTCCTCGTCGAACCGGCCGGCCGCGTCCGGGGTCTGTTCGGCGGCCAGCGCGGAGAACGTCGACACGGCGTGCACCCGGCAGCCCCGCCCGGTGGCGGCCAGCCGCAGCAGTTCCCGGGTGCCGAGCACGTTGGGGGCCCGGTGGTCGGCGTAGTCGTGCAAAAAGTTGACCAGGGCACCGGCGTGGACGATGCCGTCGGTCTGCTCGGCGAGCCGGTCGAAGTCCGCCGGGGGCAGCCCGAGGCCGGTGGCGGCCAGGTCGCCGGCCAGCGCCCGCAGCCGGCCGTCGGCGAACGCCTTCTCGGCGTAGACGAGCGCGTCGAACAGCCCGTAGTCGCGCATCGCGGCGGTCAGCCGGTGCCGGGCGGCCTCGTCGCCGGGGGCGCGGACCAGGCAGGTCACCGCGACGTCGGGCCGGCCGAGGAGATCGGCGAGCAGGTGCGCGCCGACGAACCCGGTCACGCCGGTGACCAGCAGTCGCCGGGACCGGTCCGGTGGCCGGGGCGCCCCGCCGGTGGGCAGGGGGTCGGGCAGCGCGTCGCGGGCCAGCGCGGCCGGGTCCAGCCGCGAGCGGGCGGGGGCGTCGCCGGCGACGAGTTGGGCCTGGGCCCGGATCGTGTCGGCCGTGAGCAGGTCGGCGATCGCGACCGGCCGGCCGAGCCGTACGCCCAGCAGCGCGCCGAGCCGGTGGGTGAGCAGCGAGGTGCCGCCGTGGTCGGCGAACCGTTCGGTGACCGACACCCGGTCGCGGCCCAGGACCTCCCGCCAGACGGCGGCGACCAGTTCCTCCTCGGGCGACGCGGGCGGGGTGTACGGCAGGTCCGCGGCCCCGGTGTCGGTGTCGGCCCGCTGGGTGAGGGCGCGCCGGTCGACCTTGCCGTTGGGGGTCAGCGGCATCCGGTCGAGGATGGTGAGCCGCTTCGGGACCGTCTCGGCCGGCAGGTGCTTGCCGGCGCTGAGCAGCAGTTCGGCGGTGTCGACCGGGGGTTCGCCGGTGCGCAGGGTCACGTACGCGACCAGTGCCCGGCTGTCCTGGTCGCCGCGCGCCACCACGACCGCGTCGCGGACCGTCTCGTGTTCGCGTAGCGCCCGTTCGATCTCGGCGAGTTCGACCCGTACCCCGCCGATCTTGACCTGGTCGTCGCGGCGGCCGCCGAACATCAGCAGGCCGTCCGGGGTGACGTGGCCGAGGTCGCCGGTGCGGTAGATCAGCGGCCCGGTGATCTGCGGGAACGGGTTGGGTACGAAGACCTGCCCGGTGCGGGCCGGGTCGCGCAGGTAGCCGGCGCCGACGCATTCGCCGCCGATCCAGATCTCGCCGGTGACCCCGGGGGCGACCGGGCGGAGCCGGTCGTCGAGGACGACCGCGGCGGTGTTGGGGATGGGCCGGCCGAGCGGGACCGGGTCGCGGTCCGGGCCGATGTCGTGGAAGACCGACCCGATCGAGCACTCGGTCGGCCCGTACGTGTTGGTGATCCGCAGGTGCGGTACGAGCTGCTGGAGGCGGCGCAGCACGGGCAGGGTGGCCGCCTCGCCGCCGACCAGCATGCGGCGCAGCGGGGCGAGTTCGGCGCGCAGGTCGGGGCGTACCTCGATGAGGGTGACCAACGCGCTGAGCACGGACGGTACGAAGTCGGTGATGGTGATCCCGTACCGGCCGATGGTGCGGCAGGTGCCCTCGAGGTCGAGGATGCCGTCGCGGTCGGGCAGGACGACGGTGCCGCCGGTGACCAGTGGCCACAGGATCTGCCACATCGAGGAGTCGAAGGTGGGGCGGCTGTTCTGCAGGACGATCTGGTCCCGGCCGTCGCCGAAGTGCCCGGACATCGCGGTCAGCCGGTTGACCAGACCCCGGTGCCGGTTGAGCGCGCATTTCGGGGTGCCGGTGGATCCGGAGGTGAAATAGCCGTAGATCAAATCGTGCGGGGCCGGGCGGGGTACGTCGGGCCGGTGCGCGGCGAAGGTGCGCAGCGGTTCGCCGGCCGGGGTGACGCCTTCGTGGTCGAGCACCACGGTCCGGTCGCCCAGATCGAGCGCGTGTAGCGTGCCGAGGGTCGGCGGTACCGCGAGTACGGCCCGGGGAGCCAACTGGGAAAAGATGACCTCGAGCCGTTCGATCGGCCATCCGGGATCGATTGGTACGAATGCGCCGCCGAGTTTGATCGTCGCGAGTAGACCTGCGACGAAGTCCGGTCCGTCGGCGATGAACAGTGGGACGAGATCGCCGTGCCGAACGCCTTTCCGGTGGAGTCGTTGTGAATAAAGGTTCGCCATGTTGTTAATTTCGCCGAAGGTCAGTTGCGACTTCCGGTAGCGCACGGCGATCCGGTCGGGATTCGTGGCGACCTGCTGTTCGAACAGGTCAAGGACGGTCAGGTGGCCGGGGAACTCGCGTTTTGCGCCAATTCCCGGGTGTGGTGCGCCTTCGTAAGGCGGATCGGGCAAATGAGCATCCATGCCTCATACCTCGGCTATTGTTAAATGTCCTGTAGGCGACACGTGCTATCCGCGGTGCGGGGTCGGCGCAGACCTTCGAACAGTAGATATGTATCTATGTAATTCGCAATATTGACATCCGGCTATGGCGCTGTTAGCGTGGCGCAGCAGTGATTCCGGCACGCCCTGACGCGTGTCCTATTTGTCAGCTCGAACTGCGGAGGCGTCCGGCTGTGATCATCGAAGATCTCGCCGCCCGGCGGGTGGGCGTCGTCCAGGCCGGCGGGCTGTCCAGTCTCGCCCTCGGGATCTGGCTGCGTGAGCAGGGCGTCGACGCCCATCACTACGTCGCCGACCTCGGCCAGAGCGGCCCGGACGACCTCGCCGCCCTCGTCGACTCGCTGCGCACCGCCGGACTGCCGGCCACCCTGGTCGACCTGCGGCCGGCGATGGCGGCGCTCGGCCTCGACCTGCTGCGCTACCAGGCCCGCCACGACGGCGGCTACTGGAACACCACCGGCGCGTCCCGGCTCGTCCTGGTCGAGCAGCTCGCCCCCGTGCTGCGGGCCGACGGCCGCACCGTCCTCGCCCACGGCTGCGTCGGCGGCGGCAACGACCAGCGCCGGTTCGCCCGCTACGGCGCCCGGCTCGCCCCCGACCTCGGCGTCTACGCGCCCTGGACCGACCCGGCCGCGCTGGCCAGGTTCCCGAACCGGGCCGCGATGTACGCCGCCGTCACCGGGGCCGGCCTGTGGCTCGACCCCGGCAGCGACGCCGACCGGTCCACCGACGCCAACCTGGCCGGCGCCTCGCACGAGTCCACCGAACTCGAAGACCTCGCCACCCCGGTCGCCCCGAAGACCCTGACCCCGCGCTGGAGCGCCTGGCCCGCCGACGCGCCGACCGACGGCGGCTCCGTGACCGTCACCATCGAGGCCGGCCGGGTCACCGACGTCGGCGGCCACGGCGCCGACCCGGTCGCGGTGCTGACCGCCGCCAACCACCTCGGCGCCACCCACGGCAGCTGGCTGCGTGACGTCGTCGAACGCCGCATCATCGGCACCCGCTGCCGCGGCGTCTACGAGGCGCCCGGCCTGGAGGTGCTCGACGTCGCCTGGCACAAGGCGCTGGAGGTCACCCTCGACCCGTACTCCCGGGCCCTGTACGAGCAGCTCGGCGGCGCTCTCGGCGCCGCGGTCTACGAGGCCCGCTACCGCGACCCGGTCGCCGCCGCGGCCCGGGCCGCCCTCGACGCGCTGACCGCGGCGGTCAGCGCCACCGTCGAGCTGACCCTGCGCGGCGGTGCCGTCACCGCGGCCGGCGTACGCACCCCCGGCGGCGACACCGACCGGCAGACCCGGTTCGGCACCGGCGGCCACCAGTGGCGGGACCTCGCTCCGGCCGCGGCCTGACGACCCTCACCGGGCGATCCCCGGCAACCACTTTCACGCACGGAGGCGATGCATGCGTTACCGCAGGTTCGGGCGGCTCGGCTGGTCGGTCGGCGAGGTCGGCTACGGGATGTGGGGGATAGCCGGCGGCGAGGGCGGCTGGAGCGGCGCCGACGACGAGACCGGCAACGTCGCCCTGCAGGAGGCGGTCGAACTCGGCTGCAACTTCTTCGACACCGCCTGGATCTACGGCCGCGGCCACAGCGAGGAACTCCTCGGCGACCTCCTGCGGGCGGTGCCCGACCGCCGGCTGTACGTCGCCACCAAGATCCCGCCGAAGGACCGGCGCTGGCCGTCCACCCGCGAGTCCCGCCTCGAGGACGTCTTCCCGCCCGACCACATCCACGAATACGTCCACAAGAGCCTCGCCAACCTCGGCGTCGACCGGATCGACCTGCTCCAGTTCCACGTCTGGGAGGACGCCTGGGCCGACGACCCGAGCTGGCAGAAGGCCGTCACCGACCTGCGCGACCAGGGACTGGTGGACGGGATCGGGATCAGCATCAACCGCTGGGAGCCGACCAACGCGGTCAAGGCTTTGCGCACCGGGCTGATCGACGCCGTCCAGGTCATCTACAACATCTTCGACCAGGCGCCCGAGGACGAACTCTTCGGCGTCTGCGACGAACTCGACATCGCCGTGATCGCCCGGGTGCCGTTCGACGAGGGCACCCTGACCGGCACGCTGACGCTGGACAGCACCTGGCCCGAGGGCGACTGGCGCAACAGCTACTTCGTGCCGGAGAACCTGGCGGCCAGCGTCGCCCGCGCCGAGGCGCTCGCCAAGGACGTACCCGACGGCTGGACCATGCCCGAACTCGCCCTGCGCTTCATCCTCCGGCACCCGACGGTGAGCACCGTCATCCCGGGCATGCGCAGCCTGCGCCACGTCCGCGCCAACATCGCCACCAGCGGCGCGGCGCCGCTCGACGACGCGCTCCTGGCCACCGTGCGGCAGCACCGGTGGGACCGCGTACCGACGGAGTGGTCGCAGTGAGTCACCCGGTCATCGCCCTGTGGGCCGCACCCCGTACCAGGTCGACCGCCTTCCTGCGCATGATCATCGAACGCGGTGACCTCCTCGTCGTACACGAGCCGCTGTCCAACCTGGCCGCGCTCGGCACCGTCGACGTCGGCGGCACCCCGGCCACCTCCGAGACCGAGGTTCTCGACCTGCTGCTCGACCTCGCCGCGACCTCCGGCAGGCGGGTCTTCGTCAAGGAGACGACCGACTACCGTTATCCGGGCGTGCTCGCCGACCCCCGGCTGCACACCCACCTCGCCAACACGTTCATGATCCGTGACCCGGCCGCCGTCGTCGCCTCGCACCACGCGATGAACCGGTCGGTCGACCTCGACGAGATCGGCTTCGAGCGGCTGCACGAGATCTTCGAGGCGGTCCGTGGACCGCTGGGCGAAGCACCGGTCGTCATCGACGGCGACGACCTCGTCGCCGACCCGGAGGGTGTCGTCGCGGCGTTCTGCGCCCGTACCGGCCTGCCGTTCGACCCGGCGGCCCTGCGGTGGGAGTCGACGCCGCGCAAGGAGTGGGACCGCACCCGCGACTGGCACCAAGAC is a window from the Polymorphospora rubra genome containing:
- a CDS encoding non-ribosomal peptide synthetase, whose protein sequence is MDAHLPDPPYEGAPHPGIGAKREFPGHLTVLDLFEQQVATNPDRIAVRYRKSQLTFGEINNMANLYSQRLHRKGVRHGDLVPLFIADGPDFVAGLLATIKLGGAFVPIDPGWPIERLEVIFSQLAPRAVLAVPPTLGTLHALDLGDRTVVLDHEGVTPAGEPLRTFAAHRPDVPRPAPHDLIYGYFTSGSTGTPKCALNRHRGLVNRLTAMSGHFGDGRDQIVLQNSRPTFDSSMWQILWPLVTGGTVVLPDRDGILDLEGTCRTIGRYGITITDFVPSVLSALVTLIEVRPDLRAELAPLRRMLVGGEAATLPVLRRLQQLVPHLRITNTYGPTECSIGSVFHDIGPDRDPVPLGRPIPNTAAVVLDDRLRPVAPGVTGEIWIGGECVGAGYLRDPARTGQVFVPNPFPQITGPLIYRTGDLGHVTPDGLLMFGGRRDDQVKIGGVRVELAEIERALREHETVRDAVVVARGDQDSRALVAYVTLRTGEPPVDTAELLLSAGKHLPAETVPKRLTILDRMPLTPNGKVDRRALTQRADTDTGAADLPYTPPASPEEELVAAVWREVLGRDRVSVTERFADHGGTSLLTHRLGALLGVRLGRPVAIADLLTADTIRAQAQLVAGDAPARSRLDPAALARDALPDPLPTGGAPRPPDRSRRLLVTGVTGFVGAHLLADLLGRPDVAVTCLVRAPGDEAARHRLTAAMRDYGLFDALVYAEKAFADGRLRALAGDLAATGLGLPPADFDRLAEQTDGIVHAGALVNFLHDYADHRAPNVLGTRELLRLAATGRGCRVHAVSTFSALAAEQTPDAAGRFDEDQAPVPELLPSDGYSQSKYVMEQLLDNARTQGLDSVVYRLGEVWPARRTGVANPASLAQSLVYACARTGTVFPTSAVIDHLPADLISRFLAEAACGRRPGGDRVHLLRPVSLRFGDLFERLVERTGARWDSYARFHERLTDLVERHGADQRLVRVAMLLPAPEGDGDGTPSAVDTLFTDSSGRFTVRRTDDHAATGVALLTGSPLDDLTAFVEGLADEVIHR
- a CDS encoding argininosuccinate synthase domain-containing protein — translated: MIIEDLAARRVGVVQAGGLSSLALGIWLREQGVDAHHYVADLGQSGPDDLAALVDSLRTAGLPATLVDLRPAMAALGLDLLRYQARHDGGYWNTTGASRLVLVEQLAPVLRADGRTVLAHGCVGGGNDQRRFARYGARLAPDLGVYAPWTDPAALARFPNRAAMYAAVTGAGLWLDPGSDADRSTDANLAGASHESTELEDLATPVAPKTLTPRWSAWPADAPTDGGSVTVTIEAGRVTDVGGHGADPVAVLTAANHLGATHGSWLRDVVERRIIGTRCRGVYEAPGLEVLDVAWHKALEVTLDPYSRALYEQLGGALGAAVYEARYRDPVAAAARAALDALTAAVSATVELTLRGGAVTAAGVRTPGGDTDRQTRFGTGGHQWRDLAPAAA
- a CDS encoding aldo/keto reductase; protein product: MRYRRFGRLGWSVGEVGYGMWGIAGGEGGWSGADDETGNVALQEAVELGCNFFDTAWIYGRGHSEELLGDLLRAVPDRRLYVATKIPPKDRRWPSTRESRLEDVFPPDHIHEYVHKSLANLGVDRIDLLQFHVWEDAWADDPSWQKAVTDLRDQGLVDGIGISINRWEPTNAVKALRTGLIDAVQVIYNIFDQAPEDELFGVCDELDIAVIARVPFDEGTLTGTLTLDSTWPEGDWRNSYFVPENLAASVARAEALAKDVPDGWTMPELALRFILRHPTVSTVIPGMRSLRHVRANIATSGAAPLDDALLATVRQHRWDRVPTEWSQ